A genomic region of Trifolium pratense cultivar HEN17-A07 linkage group LG3, ARS_RC_1.1, whole genome shotgun sequence contains the following coding sequences:
- the LOC123917285 gene encoding polyamine oxidase 2-like, giving the protein MESGNKSNTKLTRALCYGNVSSVQERSPSVIVIGGGMAGIAAARALQDASFQVVLLESRERIGGRIHTDYSFGFPVDLGASWLHGVSKENPLASVIGRLGLPLYRTSGDNSVLYDHDLESYALFDMDGNQVPQELVTKVGEVFETILEETNKVRNEFSEDMSIQRGLSIVFERKPELRLEGLAHKVLQWYLCRMEGWFAADSDTISLNGWDQEVLLPGGHGLMVRGYLPVINTLAKGLDIRLGHRVTNVVRRYNGVKVTVENGKTFIADAAIVAVPLGVLKAKRISFEPKLPDWKEAAIAELGVGLENKIILHFENVFWPNVEFLGVVADTSYGCSYFLNLHKAARHPVLVYMPSGRLAKDIEKMSDEAAANFAFVQLKKILPDASSPIQYLVSRWGSDINSLGSYSYDQVGKPHELYERLRVPVDNLFFAGEATSMSYPGSVHGAYSTGMMAAEDCRMRVLERYGELDLFQPVMGEMASLTIPLQISRM; this is encoded by the exons ATGGAATCAGGAAATAAGAGTAACACCAAATTAACCAGAG CTCTTTGCTATGGCAATGTTAGCAGTGTGCAAGAGAGGTCACCATCTGTTATTGTCATTGGTGGTGGCATGGCTGGGATTGCTGCTGCACGTGCACTTCAAGATGCTTCCTTTCAG GTTGTTCTCTTAGAATCTAGGGAAAGAATTGGTGGCCGAATTCACACTGATTACTCGTTTGGCTTTCCCGTTGACCTTGGAGCATCATG GTTGCATGGTGTTTCTAAGGAGAATCCACTTGCTTCAGTGATTGGGAGACTGGGGCTACCCCTTTACCGTACAAGTGGGGATAACTCCGTGCTCTATGATCATGATTTGGAAAG CTATGCACTTTTTGATATGGATGGGAATCAAGTTCCCCAGGAATTGGTAACAAAAGTTGGTGAAGTATTTGAGACAATTTTAGAGGAG ACAAATAAAGTAAGAAATGAATTCAGCGAAGACATGTCCATACAGCGTGGTCTTTCCATTGTTTTTGAAAGGAAGCCAGAATTGAG GTTGGAGGGGCTTGCCCATAAGGTACTGCAGTGGTATTTATGCAGAATGGAGGGCTGGTTTGCTGCTGATTCTGATACAATTTCACTGAATGGTTGGGATCAG GAAGTACTTCTCCCTGGTGGTCATGGTCTTATGGTCAGGGGCTACTTGCCTGTTATAAATACCCTAGCCAAGGGTCTTGATATTCGCCTGGGTCACAG GGTCACAAATGTTGTTCGGAGATATAATGGAGTAAAAGTGACGGTGGAAAATGGGAAAACATTCATTGCTGATGCTGCTATTGTTGCTGTTCCTCTTGGTGTCCTTAAAGCAAAGAGGATATCATTTGAGCCAAAGCTCCCGGACTGGAAAGAAGCTGCTATTGCTGAACTTGGGGTTGgacttgaaaacaaaattattctACACTTTGAGAATGTATTTTGGCCTAATGTGGAGTTCTTGGGAGTAGTTGCAGATACATCTTATGGATGTAGCTACTTCCTCAATCTCCACAAGGCTGCGCGTCATCCTGTCCTCGTTTACATGCCTTCTGGGCGGCTTGCCAAAGACATTGAAAAAATGTCTGATGAAGCAGCTGCTAACTTCGCTTTTGTACAGCTCAAAAAGATCCTTCCTGATGCTTCCTCACCG ATTCAGTATCTTGTGTCTCGGTGGGGCTCAGATATAAATTCACTGGGTTCGTATAGCTATGATCAAGTAGGGAAACCACACGAACTGTATGAGAGGCTCCGAGTCCCAGTAGATAACTTGTTTTTCGCAGGGGAAGCAACAAGTATGAGCTATCCAGGGTCTGTCCATGGTGCATACTCGACTGGAATGATGGCAGCTGAAGATTGCAGGATGCGTGTGCTGGAGCGATATGGGGAGCTGGATTTGTTTCAGCCAGTGATGGGAGAGATGGCCTCATTGACTATCCCACTTCAGATATCTCGTATGTAA
- the LOC123917284 gene encoding uncharacterized protein LOC123917284, with the protein MDRSWMYDRYYNGKRGQVKEVFKLGVQLFIDTVKQRPVVVKEGGIRCPCMVCQCRRFFSEDEIKFHLYTKGFQPNYWVWTSHGESFSSDRSRVDVNQGGSTSAGPAVSVAQNYHEHYPVNEMNNMITYALGINVANNGSGDEYEVDELPNDEAQRLFNLLKETSKPLFEGSEDSKLTMCVRLLGIKSQFLVPELAMDEMIKMMLDVTPIPGDLPQSYYEVKQLVSKLGLGVKRIDCCVNGCMLFYNNEFGVSDGDLAECKFCKEPRYCETKNSQSSSKKPIPRKVMFYLPIISRLQRLYASLQTAGKMTWHSKNYEKRKSSGELRHPSDGLAWKHFDQVNPDFALEPRNVRLGLCSYGFTQVSTPPYSCWPIIVTPYNLPPEMCMSKPCMFLAAVIPGPSSPTVGIDIYLQPLIDDLKRLWEGVVTYDISRKQNFTMRAALMWTINDFPSYEMLSGWETDGKLACPVCMEDTKAFTLKNGGKDTWFDSHRRFLPFDHPFRRDKNAFVKGEIETRKPPQNLTSEQVWDKVKGMPKVEIVGGVASKPRGYGVTHNWTKKSIFWDLPYWKDNLLRHNLDVMHVEKNVFENIFNIVMNVKGKTKDNDKARKDVGLYCRRNDLLLVETSNGKVLKPRANYTLSVDEAKSVCQWVEELKMPNGYSSNLARCADVENGRMRGMKSHDCHVFLQSLLPIAFSSLQPHALNPLIELCQFLKNLCSATLRDDDLIKMEGDIPMILCKLERIFPPAFFDYMEHLVVHLAHEARLGGPVQYRWIYPFERFMGDSKCSVKNKAKVEASICASYLHREAIHFCSHYFNDTLSGGNGRNETESQSIIHPLTLSVFNLSGRHAGMEKICFPGIKVLMSAHVHVLINCTEVQPYLELFLTSEEITPEQSSAKINDFFPSWFKKHMYRQAATPMVQHLRNLSDGPKSNVKQWRAYLVNGYKFHTHSWTEGKETINSGVCMKGVTENGKEDFYGVIENIFEISYNYFDSRKAVVLFYCNWFDPSNRGTKYNSKTNTVDINMNRRYQLYDPFVMAHNVRQVYYVPYPSTNADKQGWCSAITIKPRGQIEKDEIEKDEAYQLDEMANVDEVIEAEHFNRLCVGPGEAEEVPEDGDVDEDDDDHVEDEGQDDDEDLSDWDDHN; encoded by the exons ATGGATCGTAGCTGGATGTATGATAGATATTACAATGGAAAGAGAGGGCAAGTTAAAGAAGTTTTTAAACTTGGGGTTCAATTATTTATTGATACCGTAAAACAGAGGCCCGTTGTCGTTAAGGAAGGGGGAATTAGATGTCCGTGTATGGTTTGTCAATGTAGACGTTTTTTCAGTGAAGATGAAATTAAGTTTCATTTATATACTAAAGGATTTCAACCTAATTACTGGGTTTGGACAAGTCACGGTGAATCATTTTCCTCGGATCGTTCACGTGTAGATGTGAATCAAGGTGGTTCAACTAGTGCTGGACCAGCAGTATCAGTTGCACAAAATTATCATGAGCATTACCCCGTCAATGAGATGAATAATATGATAACTTATGCTCTTGGTATTAATGTGGCGAACAATGGGTCAGGAGATGAATATGAAGTGGATGAACTTCCGAATGATGAAGCTCAAAGACTTTTTAATCTTTTGAAAGAGACAAGTAAACCGTTGTTTGAAGGTTCGGAAGACTCGAAGTTAACAATGTGTGTTAGACTTTTAGGTATAAAGTCTCAATTTCTAGTCCCAGAATTAGCTATGGATGAGATGATCAAAATGATGTTGGATGTAACACCCATCCCCGGTGATTTGCCGCAAAGTTATTATGAAGTAAAACAGTTAGTGTCAAAGCTAGGACTAGGAGTTAAGAGAATTGATTGTTGTGTTAATGGTTGTATGTTGTTTTATAATAACGAATTTGGTGTAAGTGATGGTGATTTGGCTgaatgtaaattttgtaaaGAACCAAGATACTGCGAAACAAAAAATTCTCAGTCAAGTAGCAAAAAACCAATTCCAAGAAAGGTGATGTTCTATCTACCTATAATATCAAGATTACAAAGGTTGTATGCATCGTTGCAAACTGCTGGAAAAATGACGTGGCATtctaaaaattatgaaaaaagaaaaagttcagGTGAGTTGCGACATCCTTCTGATGGTCTAGCTTGGAAGCATTTTGATCAAGTTAATCCTGATTTTGCTTTAGAGCCACGAAATGTACGGCTGGGATTATGCTCTTATGGATTTACTCAAGTATCAACCCCCCCATATTCATGTTGGCCAATTATTGTTACTCCATACAATCTTCCACCTGAAATGTGTATGTCAAAACCTTGCATGTTTTTAGCTGCTGTAATACCAGGGCCATCTAGTCCAACTGTTGGTATTGATATCTATTTACAAcctttgattgatgatttgaagaGGTTGTGGGaaggtgttgtgacatatgaTATAAGTCgaaaacaaaattttactaTGAGGGCAGCTTTGATGTGGACCATTAATGACTTTCCTTCTTATGAGATGTTGTCTGGATGGGAGACAGATGGTAAATTGGCATGTCCTGTTTGCATGGAAGACACAAAAGCGTTCACCTTAAAAAACGGTGGAAAAGATACATGGTTTGACTCCCATCGTCGGTTCCTTCCTTTTGATCATCCATTTAGAAgagataaaaatgcatttgTTAAGGGTGAGATTGAAACTAGAAAACCACCTCAAAATTTGACATCAGAACAAGTTTGGGACAAAGTGAAAGGTATGCCAAAAGTAGAAATAGTTGGTGGTGTTGCTTCTAAGCCGCGAGGTTACGGAGTAACGCACAATTggacaaaaaaaagtattttctGGGATCTTCCGTATTGGAAAGACAACCTTTTacgtcacaaccttgatgttaTGCATGTTGAAAAGaatgtttttgaaaatatattcaacATCGTAATGAATgtcaaaggaaaaacaaaagataatgaCAAAGCTAGGAAAGACGTTGGGTTGTATTGCAGACGTAATGACCTGTTGTTAGTGGAGACATCCAATGGTAAAGTCCTAAAACCTCGTGCAAACTATACTTTATCAGTTGATGAAGCAAAATCAGTTTGTCAATGGGTTGAAGAACTGAAGATGCCAAACGGTTATTCGTCAAATTTGGCAAGATGTGCTGATGTTGAGAATGGAAGGATGCGTGGGATGAAGAGTCATGATTGTCATGTTTTTTTGCAGTCTTTACTTCCGATTGCCTTTAGTTCTTTACAACCACATGCATTGAATCCGCTGATTGAACTTTGTCAATTTTTAAAGAATTTATGTTCAGCAACATTGAGAGATGATGATCTTATCAAGATGGAAGGTGACATTCCAATGATCTTGTGCAAGTTAGAGAGAATATTTCCTCCTGCGTTCTTTGATTATATGGAGCATCTTGTAGTGCATCTTGCACATGAAGCTAGACTTGGTGGACCTGTTCAATATAGATGGATATACCCGTTTGAAAGGTTCATGGGGGATTCAAAATGTTCCGTGAAAAATAAAGCTAAAGTTGAAGCCTCAATTTGTGCATCTTACTTACACCGTGAAGCAATTCACTTTTGTTCTCATTATTTCAATGACACGTTGTCAGGAGGAAATGGTCGGAATGAAACTGAGAGTCAAAGTATTATTCACCCATTAACCCTATCAGTATTCAACTTGTCTGGGCGTCATGCTGGCATGGAGAAAATTTGTTTTCCTGGTATTAAAGTATTAATGTCAGCACATGTTCACGTGTTGATTAACTGCACTGAAGTTCAGCCCTACTTAGA GTTATTTCTAACATCTGAGGAGATAACTCCGGAACAATCTTCTGcgaaaataaatgatttttttccaagTTGGTTCAAAAAACACATGTATCGTCAAGCAGCAACCCCCATGGTACAACACTTGAGAAACTTATCTGATGGCCCGAAGTCAAATGTTAAACAATGGCGCGCCTACTTGGTCAATGGATACAAATTTCATACACATAGTTGGACCGAAGGAAAAGAAACAATAAATAGTGGAGTGTGTATGAAAGGTGTGACTGAAAATGGTAAAGAAGATTTTTACGGTGTGATTGAGAACATATTTGAAATCTCATACAACTACTTCGATTCCAGGAAAGCAGTGGTGTTGTTTTATTGTAATTGGTTTGACCCATCAAACAGAGGTACAAAGTATAATTCAAAGACTAACACTGTGGACATAAACATGAATAGGAGATATCAATTGTATGATCCATTTGTTATGGCCCACAATGTCAGACAAGTTTACTATGTCCCTTATCCATCAACAAATGCTGACAAACAAGGTTGGTGTTCCGCAATAACGATAAAACCAAGGGGTcaaattgaaaaagatgaaATAGAAAAAGACGAAGCATATCAGCTCGATGAGATGGCCAATGTAGATGAAGTGATTGAAGCTGAACATTTCAATCGTCTTTGCGTCGGGCCAGGAGAAGCAGAAGAAGTACCTGAGGATGGTGATGTTGATGAAGACGATGATGATCATGTGGAAGATGAGGGTCAAGACGATGATGAAGATTTATCAGATTGGGATGACCATAATTAA
- the LOC123917287 gene encoding uncharacterized protein LOC123917287 gives MDRSWMYDRYYQGKRGQVKEIFKLGVQLFIDTVKRRPVVVREGGIRCPCVVCQCRRFCSEDEIKFHLYTKGFQPNYWVWTSHGDSIPSDRSRVDVNQGASSSTGPAIPVAQNYPFNEMNDMATDALGINLANNGLGDEYEAYELPNDEAQRFFNLLEETNKTLFDGSEDSHSKLTMCVRLLGIKSQFLVPELAMDEMIKMMLDATPIPGDLPQSYYEVKQFLSKLGLGVKRIDCCVNGCMLFYNNEFGVSDGDLAECKYCKEPRYRETKNSQSSSKKPIPRKAMFYLPIISRLQRLYASLQTAGKMTWHSENYEKRKSSGELRHPSDGLAWKHFDQVNPDFALEPRNVRLGLCSYGFTQVSTPPYSCWPVIVTPYNLPPEMCMSKPYMFLAAVIPGPSSPTVGIDIYLQPLIDDLKRLWEGVVTYDISRNQNFTMRAALMWTINDFPAYEMLSGWGTHGKLACPVCMEDTKAFTLENSGKATWFDSHRRFLPFDHPFRRNKNAFVKGEIETREPPQNLTSEQVWDKVKGMPKVEIVGGVASKPRGYGVTHNWTKKSIFWDLPYWKDNLLRHNLDVMHVEKNVFENIFNTVMNVKGKTKDNDKARKDLGLYCRRNDLLLVETSNGKVLKPRANYTLSVDEAKSVCQWVEELKMPDGYSSNLARCVDVEKGRMRGMKSHDCHVFLQSLLPIAFSSLPPHALNPLIEVCQFFKNLCSATLRDDDLIKMEGDIPMILCKLERIFPPAFFDYMEHLVVHLAYEARLGGPVQYRWMYPFEKFMGNSKGLVKNKAKVEGSICASYLYNETIHFCYHYFIDKFSGRNGWNEIHPLTLSVFNLSGSLLSTEKDCFPGNKVLKSAHVHVLINCTEVQPYLKLFLTSEEITPEQSSAKINDFFPSWFRKLIYLQGTSPMIQQLRNLSDGPKSNVKQGHAYLVNGYEFHTHSWTQGKETINSGVCMKGVIENGTSDLYGVIENIFEISYSCTKAVVLFYCNWFDPSSRGTKYNSKTNIVDINMNRRYQLYDPFVMAHKVRQVYYVPYPSTKADKQGWCAAITIRPTSTGQIEKDGIEKDEAYQLDEMANVDEVIEIEPLNHLCVGAGEVEEVPEDGDVDEDDDDHVEDEGQDDDEDLSDWDDNN, from the exons ATGGATCGTAGTTGGATGTATGATAGATATTACCAAGGAAAGAGAGGGCAagttaaagaaatttttaaacttGGGGTTCAACTATTTATCGATACCGTAAAACGGAGGCCCGTTGTCGTTAGGGAAGGGGGAATTAGATGTCCGTGTGTGGTTTGTCAGTGTAGACGTTTTTGCAGCGAAGATGAAATTAAGTTTCATTTATATACTAAAGGATTTCAACCTAATTATTGGGTTTGGACAAGTCATGGTGATTCAATTCCCTCGGATCGTTCGCGTGTAGATGTGAATCAAGGTGCTTCAAGTAGTACTGGACCAGCAATACCAGTTGCACAAAATTATCCCTTTAATGAGATGAATGATATGGCAACTGATGCTCTTGGTATTAATTTGGCGAACAATGGGTTGGGAGATGAATATGAAGCATATGAACTTCCGAATGATGAAGCTCAAAGATTTTTTAATCTTTTGGAAGAGACAAATAAAACGTTGTTTGACGGTTCGGAAGACTCGCACTCGAAGTTAACAATGTGTGTTAGACTTTTAGGTATAAAGTCTCAATTTCTAGTCCCAGAATTAGCTATGGATGAGATGATCAAAATGATGTTGGATGCAACGCCCATCCCTGGTGATTTGCCGCAAAGTTATTATGAAGTAAAACAGTTTTTGTCAAAGCTAGGACTAGGAGTTAAGAGAATTGATTGTTGTGTTAATGGTTGTATGCTGTTTTATAATAACGAATTTGGTGTAAGTGATGGTGATTTGGCtgaatgtaaatattgtaaagAACCAAGATACAGGGAAACAAAAAATTCTCAGTCAAGTAGCAAAAAACCAATTCCAAGAAAGGCAATGTTCTATCTACCTATAATATCAAGATTACAAAGGTTGTATGCATCATTGCAAACTGCAGGAAAAATGACGTGGCATTctgaaaattatgaaaaaagaaaaagttcagGTGAGTTGCGACATCCTTCTGATGGTCTAGCTTGGAAGCATTTTGATCAAGTTAATCCTGATTTTGCTTTAGAGCCACGAAATGTACGGCTGGGATTATGCTCTTATGGATTTACTCAAGTATCAACCCCCCCATATTCATGTTGGCCTGTTATTGTTACTCCATACAATCTTCCACCTGAAATGTGTATGTCAAAACCTTACATGTTTTTAGCTGCTGTAATACCAGGACCATCTAGTCCAACTGTTGGTATTGATATCTATTTACAACCtttaattgatgatttgaagagGTTGTGGGaaggtgttgtgacatatgaTATCAGTCGAAATCAAAATTTCACTATGAGGGCAGCTTTGATGTGGACCATTAATGATTTTCCTGCTTATGAGATGTTGTCTGGATGGGGGACACATGGTAAATTGGCATGTCCTGTTTGCATGGAAGACACAAAAGCGTTCACGTTAGAAAACAGTGGGAAAGCCACGTGGTTTGACTCTCATCGTCGATTCCTTCCTTTTGATCATCCatttagaagaaataaaaatgcatTTGTTAAGGGTGAGATTGAAACTCGAGAACCACCTCAAAATTTGACATCAGAACAAGTTTGGGACAAAGTGAAAGGTATGCCAAAAGTAGAAATAGTTGGTGGTGTTGCTTCTAAGCCGCGAGGTTACGGAGTAACACACAATTggacaaaaaaaagtattttttgggATCTGCCGTATTGGAAAGACAACCTTTTacgtcacaaccttgatgtcaTGCATGttgaaaaaaatgtttttgaaaatatattcaacACTGTAATGAATgtcaaaggaaaaacaaaagataatgaCAAAGCTAGGAAAGACCTAGGGTTGTATTGCAGACGTAATGACCTGTTGTTAGTGGAGACATCCAATGGCAAAGTCCTAAAACCTCGTGCAAACTATACTTTATCAGTTGATGAAGCAAAATCAGTTTGTCAATGGGTCGAAGAACTGAAGATGCCCGACGGTTATTCGTCAAATTTGGCAAGATGTGTTGATGTTGAGAAGGGAAGGATGCGTGGGATGAAGAGTCATGATTGTCATGTTTTTTTGCAGTCTTTACTTCCGATTGCCTTTAGTTCTTTACCACCACATGCATTGAATCCGCTAATTGAagtttgtcaattttttaagaaTTTATGTTCAGCAACATTGAGAGATGATGATCTTATCAAGATGGAAGGTGACATTCCAATGATCTTGTGCAAGTTGGAGAGAATATTTCCTCCTGCGTTCTTCGATTATATGGAGCATCTTGTTGTGCATCTCGCATATGAAGCTAGACTTGGTGGACCTGTTCAATATAGGTGGATGTACCCGTTTGAAAAGTTCATGGGGAATTCAAAAGGTTTGGTGAAAAATAAAGCTAAAGTTGAAGGCTCAATTTGTGCATCTTACTTATACAACGAAACAATTCACTTTTGTTATCATTATTTCATAGACAAATTCTCAGGAAGAAATGGTTGGAACGAAATTCACCCATTAACCCTATCAGTATTCAACTTGTCTGGGAGTCTTCTTAGCACGGAGAAAGATTGTTTTCCTGGTAATAAAGTATTAAAGTCAGCACATGTTCACGTGTTGATTAACTGCACTGAAGTTCAGCCCTACTTAAA GTTATTTTTGACATCTGAGGAGATAACTCCGGAACAATCTTCTGcgaaaataaatgatttttttccaagTTGGTTCAGAAAACTCATCTATCTTCAAGGAACAAGCCCTATGATACAACAGTTAAGAAACTTATCTGATGGCCCGAAGTCAAATGTTAAACAAGGGCACGCCTACTTGGTCAACGGATACGAATTTCATACACATAGTTGGACTCAAGGAAAAGAAACAATAAATAGTGGAGTGTGTATGAAAGGTGTCATTGAAAATGGCACAAGTGATCTTTACGGTGTAATTGAGAACATATTTGAAATCTCATACAGTTGCACGAAAGCAGTAGTATTGTTTTATTGTAATTGGTTTGATCCATCAAGCAGAGGTACAAAGTATAATTCAAAGACTAACATTGTGGACATAAACATGAATAGAAGATATCAATTGTATGATCCATTTGTTATGGCCCACAAAGTTAGACAAGTTTACTATGTCCCTTATCCATCAACAAAAGCTGACAAACAAGGCTGGTGTGCCGCAATAACGATAAGACCAACGTCAACGGGTCAAATTGAAAAAGATGGAATAGAAAAAGACGAAGCATATCAGCTCGATGAGATGGCCAATGTAGATGAAGTGATTGAAATTGAACCTTTAAATCATCTTTGCGTCGGGGCAGGAGAGGTAGAAGAAGTACCTGAGGATGGTGATGTTGATGAAGACGACGATGATCATGTGGAAGATGAGGGTCAAGATGACGATGAAGATCTATCTGATTGGGATgacaataattaa
- the LOC123917290 gene encoding probable polygalacturonase, translating to MHLLSKSSITTTPFLLLIFFFYFSSISSASYSETCSGIVPFHQRADTISITDFGGVGDGITLNTKAFRAAIYRIQHLKRRGGTVLYVPPGVFLTESFNLTSHMTLYLAAGAVIKATQRLRNWPLIAPLPSYGRGRELPGGRYISFIHGNGVRDVIITGENGTIDGQGDVWWNMWRQRTLQFTRPNLVEFLNSRNIIISNVIFKNSPFWNIHPVYCSNVVVRYVTILAPRDSPNTDGIDPDSSSNVCIEDSYISTGDDLVAVKSGWDEYGISYGRPSYGITIRRLTGSSPFAGIAIGSETSGGVQNVLAEHINLFNMGVGIHIKTNIGRGGLIKNITVSNVYIENARQGIKIAGDVGDHPDENFNPNALPVVKGITIKNVWGMKVLQAGLIHGLRNSPFTELCFYDINLHGETGTSARSSPPWKCSDVFGFSHQVSPYPCSQLSSQESGSCTNNS from the exons ATGCATCTTCTCTCAAAATCTTCCATCACCACCACCCCTTTCCTCCTccttattttcttcttctacttctCTTCTATCTCCTCTGCATCATATTCTGAAACATGCTCCGGCATAGTGCCGTTTCATCAACGCGCCGACACGATTTCAATAACCGATTTCGGCGGTGTTGGAGACGGCATAACCCTGAACACAAAAGCGTTCAGGGCAGCTATTTACCGGATTCAACATTTAAAAAGACGCGGCGGCACAGTCCTTTATGTGCCGCCGGGAGTGTTTTTAACTGAGAGCTTCAATCTTACTAGTCATATGACTCTTTATCTTGCTGCTGGTGCTGTTATTAAAGCCACACAG AGGTTACGGAATTGGCCTTTAATTGCACCCTTACCATCTTATGGAAGAGGAAGAGAGCTCCCTGGAGGAAGATATATAAGTTTTATCCACGGCAATGGAGTTCGCGATGTAATAATCACAG GTGAGAATGGGACAATTGATGGCCAAGGAGATGTGTGGTGGAACATGTGGAGGCAAAGAACTCTTCAATTTACAAGACCAAACCTTGTTGAATTTTTGAATTCaagaaatattattatttcaaatgtCATTTTCAAGAATTCTCCCTTCTGGAATATACATCCAGTTTACTGCAG CAATGTCGTTGTTCGATATGTCACAATTTTGGCGCCTCGTGACTCTCCTAACACTGATGGAATTGATCCAG ATTCAAGTTCAAATGTCTGCATAGAGGACTCATACATATCAACAGGAGATGATCTTGTGGCTGTAAAGAGTGGATGGGACGAATACGGTATTTCATACGGTCGTCCTAGTTATGGCATCACAATCCGGCGTCTAACCGGATCATCTCCATTCGCCGGCATTGCCATAGGCAGCGAAACATCAGGCGGAGTACAGAATGTACTCGCGGAACACATCAACCTCTTCAACATGGGAGTTGGTATCCACATTAAAACAAACATTGGAAGAGGAGGACTTATCAAGAACATTACAGTGTCTAATGTGTATATAGAAAATGCAAGACAAGGAATAAAAATTGCTGGTGATGTAGGTGATCATCCAGATGAAAATTTTAACCCTAATGCTTTACCAGTTGTGAAAGGAATCACAATTAAGAATGTTTGGGGTATGAAGGTTTTGCAAGCTGGTTTGATACATGGATTGAGAAATTCACCTTTTACTGAGCTTTGTTTCTATGATATTAACCTTCATGGTGAGACAGGAACATCAGCTAGATCTTCTCCACCTTGGAAGTGTTCTGATGTTTTTGGATTTTCTCATCAAGTTAGTCCTTATCCATGTTCACAGCTTAGCAGCCAAGAATCTGGATCATGTACCAATAACTCTTGA